A single Brassica rapa cultivar Chiifu-401-42 chromosome A04, CAAS_Brap_v3.01, whole genome shotgun sequence DNA region contains:
- the LOC103864794 gene encoding uncharacterized protein LOC103864794 isoform X2, translated as MAIIEDIDAELAHGSSTLLLPGGQPPGEQPPVEVQEAPPLPHAQYGGRILFGCSLFGCNHVVEAKGQRYCSANHQNIAEILSSQDQAYVVVDGFFVKDSRERCFQIVLALLKRVEDNLGSGLPLIKDDTIFHSHPRDWSFISSAFLDGESDRSWLFFHSKSNPNFKTFYTEGQRVRWSRSRRFLHKYLAFEGIKSTVAYLRPDYEKKSDVRVGEGDPFGLKGWALIEYFYKAQSLFCLSFSSEKNNGIFSTVKESTQKRVRSDPGESSRTKTKKKKSSSSVQPSLVSEEDPVKVLILSKKRELEAIYTKAHIHVSDEVDPCAGADVSDFDSTQLSDCISILEDRLESAKLEALVREPIIVAVGELMHAKREEEWFSEFNKRGNLFNLLTGDETTIERAAIARILVSKIPSMIVSLTGIVESWETERGTSFLYDKHLLLDLLNEEKQKL; from the exons ATGGCAATTATCGAAGATATTGACGCAGAACTCGCACATGGATCGTCTACGCTTCTTCTTCCAGGAGGACAGCCGCCGGGAGAACAGCCGCCGGTAGAAGTACAAGAAGCTCCTCCTCTTCCCCACGCTCAATATGGTGGAAGGATTCTCTTTGGTTGCTCCCTTTTTGGCTGCAACCATGTCGTGGAAGCTAAAGGGCAAAGGTACTGCTCCGCTAATCACCAGAACATCGCTGAGATTCTTTCTTCTCAAGATCAGGCCTATGTGGTTGTGGATGGTTTCTTTGTCAAAGATAGCAGGGAGAGGTGTTTTCAAATAGTTCTTGCTTTGCTGAAAAGAGTGGAAGATAATCTAGGTTCAGGACTCCCTTTGATTAAGGATGATACAATCTTTCATAGTCATCCAAGGGACTGGAGTTTTATCAGCTCAGCTTTTCTGGATGGAGAAAGTGACCGATCCTGGCTCTTTTTTCACTCAAAGAGCAACCCGAACTTCAAGACATTTTACACAGAGGGTCAGAGAGTACGTTGGTCAAGATCTCGCCGGTTTCTTCACAAATATCTTGCGTTTGAGGGAATAAAGAGTACAGTGGCTTATCTGCGACCTGATTACGAGAAGAAGAGTGATGTCAGAGTTGGTGAAGGTGATCCATTTGGATTGAAGGGATGGGCTTTGATTGAATACTTCTACAAAGCACAATCTTTGTTCTGCCTCTCGTTTTCTTCTGAAAAGAACAACGGTATCTTCAGCACTGTAAAAGAAAGCACACAGAAGCGGGTTAGATCTGATCCAGGAGAAAGCAGTAGgacgaagacgaagaagaagaagagtagtTCCTCTGTTCAACCAAGCTTGGTTTCTGAAGAAGATCCTGTGAAGGTACTGATCTTGAGTAAGAAGAGAGAACTTGAGGCCATTTACACGAAAGCTCATATCCATGTCAGCGACGAGGTTGACCCTT GCGCAGGCGCAGACGTTTCTGATTTTGATTCGACACAACTATCTGACTGTATAAGCATCTTAGAAGATCGACTAGAGTCAGCCAAGCTTGAAGCCTTAGTTAGGGAGCCAATTATAGTCGCAGTGGGTGAATTGATGCATGCTAAGAGGGAGGAAGAGTGGTTTTCAGAATTTAATAAG AGGGGAAATCTTTTCAACTTGTTAACTGGAGATGAGACAACCATTGAACGTGCTGCAATTGCTAGAATTCTAGTTAGCAAAATTCCAA GCATGATTGTCTCTCTCACCGGAATAGTGGAATCATGGGAAACTGAACGAGGAACTTCCTTTCTCT
- the LOC103864794 gene encoding uncharacterized protein LOC103864794 isoform X1 produces MAIIEDIDAELAHGSSTLLLPGGQPPGEQPPVEVQEAPPLPHAQYGGRILFGCSLFGCNHVVEAKGQRYCSANHQNIAEILSSQDQAYVVVDGFFVKDSRERCFQIVLALLKRVEDNLGSGLPLIKDDTIFHSHPRDWSFISSAFLDGESDRSWLFFHSKSNPNFKTFYTEGQRVRWSRSRRFLHKYLAFEGIKSTVAYLRPDYEKKSDVRVGEGDPFGLKGWALIEYFYKAQSLFCLSFSSEKNNGIFSTVKESTQKRVRSDPGESSRTKTKKKKSSSSVQPSLVSEEDPVKVLILSKKRELEAIYTKAHIHVSDEVDPSGAGADVSDFDSTQLSDCISILEDRLESAKLEALVREPIIVAVGELMHAKREEEWFSEFNKRGNLFNLLTGDETTIERAAIARILVSKIPSMIVSLTGIVESWETERGTSFLYDKHLLLDLLNEEKQKL; encoded by the exons ATGGCAATTATCGAAGATATTGACGCAGAACTCGCACATGGATCGTCTACGCTTCTTCTTCCAGGAGGACAGCCGCCGGGAGAACAGCCGCCGGTAGAAGTACAAGAAGCTCCTCCTCTTCCCCACGCTCAATATGGTGGAAGGATTCTCTTTGGTTGCTCCCTTTTTGGCTGCAACCATGTCGTGGAAGCTAAAGGGCAAAGGTACTGCTCCGCTAATCACCAGAACATCGCTGAGATTCTTTCTTCTCAAGATCAGGCCTATGTGGTTGTGGATGGTTTCTTTGTCAAAGATAGCAGGGAGAGGTGTTTTCAAATAGTTCTTGCTTTGCTGAAAAGAGTGGAAGATAATCTAGGTTCAGGACTCCCTTTGATTAAGGATGATACAATCTTTCATAGTCATCCAAGGGACTGGAGTTTTATCAGCTCAGCTTTTCTGGATGGAGAAAGTGACCGATCCTGGCTCTTTTTTCACTCAAAGAGCAACCCGAACTTCAAGACATTTTACACAGAGGGTCAGAGAGTACGTTGGTCAAGATCTCGCCGGTTTCTTCACAAATATCTTGCGTTTGAGGGAATAAAGAGTACAGTGGCTTATCTGCGACCTGATTACGAGAAGAAGAGTGATGTCAGAGTTGGTGAAGGTGATCCATTTGGATTGAAGGGATGGGCTTTGATTGAATACTTCTACAAAGCACAATCTTTGTTCTGCCTCTCGTTTTCTTCTGAAAAGAACAACGGTATCTTCAGCACTGTAAAAGAAAGCACACAGAAGCGGGTTAGATCTGATCCAGGAGAAAGCAGTAGgacgaagacgaagaagaagaagagtagtTCCTCTGTTCAACCAAGCTTGGTTTCTGAAGAAGATCCTGTGAAGGTACTGATCTTGAGTAAGAAGAGAGAACTTGAGGCCATTTACACGAAAGCTCATATCCATGTCAGCGACGAGGTTGACCCTT CAGGCGCAGGCGCAGACGTTTCTGATTTTGATTCGACACAACTATCTGACTGTATAAGCATCTTAGAAGATCGACTAGAGTCAGCCAAGCTTGAAGCCTTAGTTAGGGAGCCAATTATAGTCGCAGTGGGTGAATTGATGCATGCTAAGAGGGAGGAAGAGTGGTTTTCAGAATTTAATAAG AGGGGAAATCTTTTCAACTTGTTAACTGGAGATGAGACAACCATTGAACGTGCTGCAATTGCTAGAATTCTAGTTAGCAAAATTCCAA GCATGATTGTCTCTCTCACCGGAATAGTGGAATCATGGGAAACTGAACGAGGAACTTCCTTTCTCT